One Echinicola strongylocentroti DNA window includes the following coding sequences:
- a CDS encoding helix-turn-helix transcriptional regulator yields MSKTKSVEQQKILRVFKLINLLRSNIGKSVNSLAEILGTDRRTVYRYFKLLEELGFRVERVYGKFKIADRVGQDKNSFYGTFSDDEAGYLVELMNKSGKKNLLKESILEKVQVRSDFQQSVSQLFNAKLGRFVDEIGDAIKNKFQVVLKDYYSLSSDSVSDRLIEPVVFSNNFESVYALEVASKEMKMFKLERISELKVSQKRHLYESLHEPLEQGLFGFTGKDQFSVRLRLSKKAYQLLIEEHPDAKPYTFMKGVHEYYFERDVPELPGIGRFVLGLPGEILVEKGEALKAYLEQQMKKAENMFSAFEQDKV; encoded by the coding sequence ATGAGTAAAACAAAAAGCGTTGAGCAGCAAAAGATTCTACGGGTATTCAAATTAATCAACCTATTACGTTCCAATATAGGTAAATCGGTCAATAGTTTGGCAGAAATTCTAGGTACTGACCGACGTACAGTATACCGGTACTTTAAGCTTCTGGAAGAATTGGGTTTTCGTGTAGAGAGAGTGTACGGGAAGTTCAAAATAGCTGATAGAGTCGGGCAAGATAAAAATAGTTTCTATGGGACCTTCTCGGATGATGAAGCGGGGTATTTAGTGGAGTTGATGAATAAAAGTGGTAAAAAGAACTTGCTCAAAGAATCTATCCTGGAGAAAGTACAAGTAAGGTCTGACTTTCAGCAAAGCGTATCACAGTTGTTCAATGCAAAACTGGGAAGGTTTGTGGATGAAATTGGGGATGCTATCAAGAATAAGTTTCAGGTAGTCCTCAAGGACTATTATTCCCTAAGCAGTGATTCGGTGAGTGATCGCCTCATAGAACCCGTGGTGTTTTCGAATAATTTTGAATCCGTCTATGCCCTAGAGGTGGCCAGTAAGGAGATGAAAATGTTTAAGCTGGAAAGGATCAGTGAGCTGAAGGTGAGCCAAAAACGCCACCTTTATGAAAGCCTGCACGAACCTTTGGAACAGGGGCTTTTTGGCTTTACGGGAAAAGACCAGTTTTCGGTTCGTCTTCGGCTTTCCAAAAAAGCTTACCAACTCCTTATCGAAGAGCATCCAGATGCTAAACCCTATACGTTTATGAAGGGGGTACATGAGTACTATTTTGAACGGGATGTTCCGGAATTACCGGGAATAGGCCGGTTTGTGTTGGGGCTTCCGGGAGAAATTCTTGTGGAGAAAGGTGAAGCGTTAAAAGCGTACTTGGAGCAACAAATGAAAAAGGCTGAAAACATGTTTTCAGCCTTTGAACAGGATAAAGTATAA
- a CDS encoding DUF4377 domain-containing protein: protein MKINSAFWAVFLISGLSMVTWGCFNELPHKEEAISVKHYPVVENNEAGNASLFLKVQFSHQEGTEEWEEIPINAINGFNYEMGYDYVINIRKKEAYNEATDDYYTTYTYLSEESKEMVSPNITFELPLKSPDFQPATLAFGNVELGYKMLGEIPIECSTLCDDLEISLETESEVFGIFRHDENNTIKLIQLK from the coding sequence ATGAAAATCAATTCGGCATTTTGGGCTGTTTTTCTGATATCAGGCCTTTCCATGGTCACTTGGGGCTGCTTTAACGAGCTGCCACATAAGGAAGAAGCGATAAGTGTAAAGCACTATCCTGTGGTGGAGAACAATGAAGCTGGCAATGCTTCGTTATTTCTTAAAGTGCAGTTCAGTCACCAAGAAGGCACTGAGGAATGGGAAGAAATCCCTATCAACGCCATCAATGGCTTCAACTATGAAATGGGCTATGATTATGTCATAAATATCAGAAAAAAAGAAGCTTATAACGAGGCAACAGATGATTATTATACTACGTATACTTATCTTTCTGAGGAATCAAAGGAAATGGTAAGCCCTAACATCACCTTTGAGCTGCCGCTTAAATCCCCCGATTTCCAACCTGCAACATTGGCTTTCGGAAATGTGGAACTTGGCTACAAAATGTTAGGGGAAATCCCCATTGAGTGTTCTACGCTTTGTGATGATTTAGAAATATCTTTGGAAACTGAAAGTGAAGTGTTTGGGATTTTCAGACACGATGAAAACAATACAATTAAATTAATCCAGCTAAAGTAA
- a CDS encoding S10 family peptidase, with amino-acid sequence MKRSVLIMLVGLCFSFGAAAQQLLNSDSSAVSSHQVTIKGKKVPYTATVGTQPVWDNEGEEVAYLFYTYYERSDVDDLAKRPLVVSFNGGPGSASIWMHIAYTGPVLLNIDEEGNPIQPYGYQENPHSILDVADIVYVDPVNTGYSRITDKEADRKQFFGVNADVNYLAEWVRTFVNRQNRWASPKFLIGESYGTTRVSGLVNRLQNSQWMYFNGVVLVSPTDLGINREGPVAAANYLPYYTATAWYHGVLEPDLLNKDLDEILPEVEAFTINELIPAMVKGGFIEKSKKKELASKMSRYAGLSEKVILEHNLAVPTSFFWKELLRDQGMTVGRLDSRYRGVDRQDAGSRYDYDPALSSWNHAFAPAFNHYMINGLDFETDMNYFLFGPVHPWDRSGDRTGENLRSALAQNPYLHVMIQSGYFDGGTDYFNAKYSMWQMDPSGKLKDRLSWKGYRSGHMMYLRSEDLEKANDDIREFIKKAIPEEGTPAKY; translated from the coding sequence ATGAAAAGATCAGTACTGATTATGTTAGTAGGGTTGTGCTTTTCCTTTGGGGCAGCAGCACAGCAATTGCTCAATTCAGATTCTTCAGCTGTTTCAAGCCATCAGGTGACCATAAAAGGAAAGAAGGTCCCTTATACCGCAACAGTGGGTACCCAGCCAGTATGGGACAATGAAGGGGAAGAGGTCGCCTACCTTTTTTATACCTATTATGAACGTAGTGATGTGGATGACTTGGCGAAGCGCCCATTGGTGGTTTCTTTTAATGGAGGCCCTGGGTCTGCTTCTATCTGGATGCACATAGCTTATACTGGGCCGGTTTTGCTAAATATCGATGAGGAAGGCAACCCTATCCAGCCTTATGGTTACCAGGAGAATCCCCATTCGATTTTGGATGTGGCAGATATCGTTTATGTGGATCCTGTGAATACGGGCTATTCGAGGATTACAGATAAAGAAGCCGATAGAAAGCAGTTTTTTGGTGTTAATGCCGATGTAAACTATCTGGCAGAATGGGTAAGGACATTTGTCAATCGTCAAAACCGCTGGGCTTCACCAAAATTTCTAATTGGGGAAAGCTATGGTACTACCCGTGTTTCAGGCTTGGTAAATCGCCTCCAAAACAGTCAATGGATGTACTTTAATGGAGTAGTACTGGTGTCTCCAACTGACTTGGGCATAAACAGGGAAGGACCTGTGGCCGCCGCTAACTATCTGCCGTATTATACTGCCACAGCTTGGTACCATGGGGTGTTGGAACCTGACTTGCTAAACAAGGACCTGGATGAGATATTACCAGAAGTGGAAGCCTTTACCATCAATGAGCTTATTCCGGCAATGGTCAAAGGTGGGTTTATAGAAAAGAGTAAGAAAAAGGAATTGGCCAGTAAAATGTCCCGTTATGCTGGCTTGAGTGAAAAGGTCATCTTGGAGCATAATTTGGCCGTGCCTACTAGTTTTTTCTGGAAGGAATTACTGAGAGATCAAGGTATGACGGTGGGGAGACTGGACAGTAGGTACCGTGGGGTGGATCGACAGGATGCCGGAAGCCGCTATGATTATGATCCGGCACTTTCCAGCTGGAACCATGCTTTCGCTCCGGCCTTTAACCACTACATGATCAACGGACTTGATTTTGAAACTGATATGAATTACTTCCTTTTTGGCCCTGTGCATCCATGGGATAGAAGTGGAGACCGGACAGGTGAAAACTTACGGTCAGCCCTAGCGCAAAACCCATATCTTCATGTCATGATCCAGTCAGGGTATTTTGATGGCGGTACGGATTACTTCAACGCCAAGTATTCCATGTGGCAAATGGATCCAAGTGGAAAATTAAAGGACAGACTCTCATGGAAGGGCTACCGTAGCGGTCATATGATGTACCTGAGGTCAGAGGATCTGGAAAAAGCCAATGACGATATTAGGGAATTTATCAAGAAAGCCATTCCTGAAGAAGGAACCCCGGCAAAGTATTAA
- a CDS encoding glutamate--tRNA ligase family protein — protein MHTNPSKQQLTRIAPTPSGYLHLGNVLSFAITYALAQKHGANIMLRIDDLDQNRVKNEYIKDIFETLWFMEIPWQYGPKNEKEYQDRYSQLHRMGLYHDALEQLVQKKLVYACNCSRKEISQTASNGIYPRTCRPKNLDLSQKTVNWRIKTNQEQLFMKDENEGVSRKLPAVMQDFVIRKKDGAPAYQLASVVDDIHFGINLVVRGKDLYDSSWAQLFLANQLPTSTFNSSLFYHHPLVEESGGKKLSKSAGSTSVKGLRAAGKTKEYIYGKLGEFMGFDEHISSLDDFEKAYNQKKLP, from the coding sequence GTGCACACAAACCCTTCAAAACAACAACTTACCCGAATAGCGCCTACTCCAAGTGGCTACTTACACTTGGGCAATGTACTATCTTTTGCTATTACCTATGCACTGGCCCAAAAACACGGTGCCAACATCATGCTAAGGATTGATGACTTAGACCAAAACCGGGTGAAAAATGAATACATTAAAGACATTTTTGAAACCCTTTGGTTCATGGAGATTCCTTGGCAATATGGTCCGAAAAATGAAAAAGAATACCAAGATCGTTATTCCCAACTTCACCGCATGGGGCTCTACCATGACGCTTTGGAGCAATTGGTGCAAAAAAAACTTGTCTATGCCTGCAATTGCAGTAGAAAGGAAATATCTCAAACGGCCTCGAATGGAATATACCCGAGAACTTGCCGACCAAAGAACCTTGATCTGTCTCAAAAAACAGTCAATTGGCGAATAAAAACCAACCAAGAGCAGTTGTTCATGAAGGACGAAAACGAAGGTGTTTCAAGAAAATTACCTGCTGTTATGCAGGACTTCGTCATCAGAAAAAAAGACGGTGCTCCAGCCTATCAGCTGGCCTCTGTCGTGGACGACATCCATTTTGGCATCAACTTGGTCGTCCGCGGTAAGGACCTCTATGACTCCAGTTGGGCACAGCTGTTCTTGGCCAATCAATTACCAACAAGCACTTTTAACAGCTCCCTTTTTTACCATCATCCATTGGTAGAGGAATCCGGCGGTAAAAAACTCTCCAAAAGTGCCGGAAGCACTTCCGTTAAAGGCCTTCGTGCTGCTGGCAAAACCAAAGAATATATCTACGGTAAGCTGGGTGAATTTATGGGTTTTGATGAGCACATCAGCAGTTTAGATGATTTTGAAAAGGCCTACAACCAAAAAAAGCTGCCTTGA
- a CDS encoding NYN domain-containing protein, producing MENDLKLAVLIDADNIPSGYVKEMMEEIAKYGNPTVKRIYGDWTQPNLAKWKGVLLENAITPMQQYSYTTGKNATDSAMIIDAMDILYSERVDGFCIVSSDSDFTKLATRLREASMKVIGIGEKKTPTPFIAACDKFVYLEILKQEEKKESRPTAGAPKQKNPGVDQVTTKVIKLIANTISDCEDDDGWAYLGDVGNLLQKKQPNFDSRNYGFQKLTPMINSVDKFEIEQREGQRGRHKLIYVRNKK from the coding sequence ATGGAAAACGATTTGAAATTGGCCGTGCTGATAGACGCGGATAATATACCTTCCGGATATGTCAAGGAAATGATGGAAGAAATCGCCAAATATGGCAATCCCACGGTAAAACGGATTTATGGTGACTGGACACAGCCCAATTTGGCAAAATGGAAAGGGGTGCTTTTGGAAAATGCCATTACGCCCATGCAACAATACAGCTATACCACTGGCAAAAATGCCACTGACTCGGCGATGATCATTGATGCGATGGATATTCTTTATTCAGAAAGGGTAGATGGATTTTGTATTGTTTCGAGTGACAGTGATTTCACCAAATTGGCCACCAGGCTTCGAGAGGCCAGTATGAAGGTCATCGGAATAGGAGAGAAAAAGACGCCAACGCCTTTTATCGCTGCCTGCGATAAGTTCGTCTATCTGGAAATCTTAAAACAAGAAGAAAAGAAAGAATCGCGGCCTACAGCTGGAGCTCCCAAGCAAAAAAATCCGGGTGTAGATCAAGTGACCACAAAAGTCATCAAGCTGATCGCCAATACTATTTCAGACTGTGAAGATGATGATGGATGGGCGTATTTGGGAGATGTTGGTAATTTGCTTCAGAAGAAACAGCCGAATTTTGATTCCAGAAATTACGGGTTCCAGAAACTCACTCCGATGATCAATTCCGTCGACAAGTTTGAAATAGAGCAACGGGAAGGGCAGCGGGGCCGGCACAAGTTGATTTATGTAAGAAATAAGAAATGA
- a CDS encoding M48 family metallopeptidase has product MLKRISVLLFAGLFFYSCATVPLSGRKQLSLVDNSEVLPMSFQQYNEVKGESKVVTGTEDGESVVRVGKRIASAVERYLNDNGHGEILNGFEWEFNLIQDDQVNAWCMPGGKVAFYTGIMPVCQDEAGIAVVMGHEVAHAIASHARERMSQGMVANGLLGGVQAAMGQNPTLTESIFMQAVGMGSQVGMLKFSRDQELEADQLGLIFMAMAGYDPRVAPEFWQRMEAKSSGEAPPEFLSTHPGPNRRIDELNNQMPEALKYYKN; this is encoded by the coding sequence ATGCTAAAACGGATATCAGTTTTATTATTTGCAGGCTTGTTCTTTTATAGCTGTGCCACTGTCCCGCTCAGTGGCAGGAAGCAGCTCAGCCTGGTAGACAATTCGGAAGTCTTGCCTATGTCCTTCCAACAATATAATGAAGTAAAAGGTGAAAGTAAGGTAGTGACCGGCACGGAGGATGGCGAAAGTGTGGTGAGGGTCGGGAAACGTATTGCTTCGGCAGTAGAAAGATACCTCAATGACAACGGTCATGGAGAAATTTTGAATGGTTTTGAGTGGGAATTTAACCTTATTCAGGACGATCAGGTAAATGCTTGGTGTATGCCAGGAGGTAAGGTGGCTTTTTATACAGGTATTATGCCTGTCTGTCAAGATGAAGCCGGTATAGCAGTGGTAATGGGACATGAGGTGGCACACGCTATTGCCAGTCATGCCAGAGAGCGAATGTCCCAAGGGATGGTCGCCAATGGACTTCTTGGAGGAGTGCAGGCAGCCATGGGGCAAAATCCGACCTTGACAGAGTCGATCTTTATGCAGGCAGTCGGTATGGGCAGCCAAGTAGGTATGCTGAAATTCTCTAGAGACCAAGAGCTGGAAGCCGATCAATTGGGATTGATCTTTATGGCAATGGCAGGATATGACCCTAGAGTGGCTCCTGAATTTTGGCAGCGAATGGAGGCCAAGTCCAGTGGTGAAGCTCCACCCGAGTTCTTGTCTACCCACCCCGGGCCAAATCGAAGAATAGATGAGCTGAACAACCAAATGCCGGAGGCATTGAAATACTATAAGAACTGA
- a CDS encoding serine hydrolase — MKINQLVLVVFMVGSSFASFGQKLKEDKKLLAGLNVLMEDFEGTAGVYVEHLPSGKFAAINADTVFPTASIVKIPILVGVFDKIEKGVLSYHEPLVYRDSLKYGGSGLMQFFDDSTKTDLSTLLALMITYSDNTTSLWNQALAGGGETINPIMDKYGMEFTRVNSRTQGRKENWEKYGWGQTTPREMATLLKKIRKGEIISPAASERMYRLMTNVYYDDYALSQIPPYIQTAAKQGMVNASRSELVMVNAPHGDYVFYIATKNNKDTRWEPDNASWVLAREVSAFLWQYFEPRDNWRPAEGSEKYHEGLAY; from the coding sequence ATGAAGATAAACCAGCTGGTCTTGGTCGTTTTTATGGTGGGCAGTTCTTTCGCCTCTTTTGGCCAAAAATTAAAAGAAGATAAGAAGTTATTGGCAGGGTTAAATGTCCTGATGGAGGATTTTGAGGGGACAGCAGGAGTCTATGTGGAGCACCTTCCTTCCGGGAAATTTGCAGCGATCAATGCAGACACTGTTTTCCCGACGGCAAGTATTGTGAAGATTCCTATATTGGTTGGAGTTTTTGATAAGATCGAAAAGGGAGTACTGAGTTACCATGAACCGCTGGTATATAGGGATTCGCTCAAATACGGCGGGTCAGGCTTGATGCAGTTTTTTGATGACAGTACCAAGACCGATCTCAGCACTTTGCTAGCCCTTATGATCACCTACAGTGACAATACCACCTCTCTTTGGAATCAAGCTTTGGCCGGTGGAGGGGAGACTATTAATCCGATTATGGATAAATACGGCATGGAGTTTACCCGCGTTAATTCCCGTACCCAGGGCAGGAAGGAGAACTGGGAAAAATACGGTTGGGGACAGACCACCCCTCGGGAAATGGCCACGTTACTCAAGAAGATCAGAAAAGGAGAAATCATCAGCCCAGCCGCTTCAGAACGCATGTACCGACTAATGACCAATGTGTACTATGATGATTACGCACTTTCGCAGATCCCTCCTTACATCCAGACGGCGGCCAAACAAGGAATGGTCAATGCCTCTCGCTCCGAGCTGGTGATGGTCAACGCTCCCCATGGTGACTATGTGTTTTATATTGCTACTAAAAACAACAAAGATACCCGCTGGGAACCTGACAATGCGTCTTGGGTGTTGGCCAGGGAAGTATCCGCTTTTTTATGGCAGTATTTTGAACCAAGGGATAACTGGAGGCCCGCTGAGGGAAGTGAGAAATATCATGAAGGATTAGCTTATTAG
- a CDS encoding GNAT family N-acetyltransferase yields MKKIDVELVSIQFGVEKMDVTAIHHYLSEISYWARGISSDKVKLSIENSFCAGAFYGNKQVGFVRAVTDYSTFAWISDVYVLEEFAGEGIGKKMLGEFFAQEWFGEVRRIMLATKDAHSLYEQFDFTALDRPEMLMQVLSDKFTLL; encoded by the coding sequence ATGAAAAAAATAGATGTTGAGTTGGTCAGTATCCAGTTTGGGGTGGAGAAGATGGATGTGACAGCTATCCACCATTACCTATCCGAGATATCGTATTGGGCACGCGGAATCAGCTCGGACAAGGTAAAACTGTCCATAGAAAATTCTTTTTGTGCAGGAGCATTTTATGGGAACAAGCAGGTTGGTTTCGTAAGGGCTGTTACGGATTATTCCACCTTTGCTTGGATATCAGATGTATATGTCCTTGAGGAATTTGCAGGTGAGGGAATTGGAAAGAAAATGTTGGGTGAGTTTTTTGCCCAAGAGTGGTTTGGCGAAGTTCGAAGGATCATGCTGGCCACCAAAGATGCCCATTCGCTGTATGAGCAGTTTGACTTCACGGCACTTGACAGGCCAGAAATGCTTATGCAGGTGTTGAGCGATAAGTTTACACTTTTGTGA
- a CDS encoding carboxymuconolactone decarboxylase family protein: MKERIAQKDLPKGLYESLKQTQNYLDKNGLPPTLKGLIKMRVSQINSCAYCIDMHYKEAIHAGDSPLRLISLTAWRETPYYSAKEQAVLEFAELLTHMPSEQQSDAIHDKLKKHFSQAEIAMLTLEVIQINSWNRMVRSFGLVPGNYKVQES; encoded by the coding sequence ATGAAAGAGCGCATTGCACAAAAGGACCTGCCCAAAGGGCTCTATGAATCACTAAAACAGACACAAAACTATCTGGACAAGAATGGCTTGCCTCCCACGCTGAAAGGCTTGATCAAGATGAGGGTTTCGCAGATCAATAGCTGTGCCTATTGTATTGACATGCATTATAAGGAAGCGATCCATGCCGGGGACAGTCCACTTCGGTTGATATCGCTAACTGCCTGGAGAGAAACACCTTATTATTCGGCTAAAGAGCAGGCGGTTTTGGAGTTTGCTGAACTGCTCACCCATATGCCGTCCGAACAACAAAGTGACGCCATACATGACAAGCTAAAAAAACACTTCAGTCAGGCTGAAATTGCCATGCTCACGCTGGAAGTCATTCAGATCAATTCTTGGAACAGAATGGTAAGGTCATTTGGATTGGTGCCTGGAAATTACAAAGTACAGGAATCTTAG
- a CDS encoding sigma-70 family RNA polymerase sigma factor encodes MESYRPLLFTYAYNILGAAMDAEDVVQDVYERYLTIDKNLIKNEKAYLIRMVINHAINQKKKLKGAIASYPNDWLPEPVLTETPSHDHILSYSMILLLEKLEVRQRAIFLLKEAFGYSHKEICQTLNITPEVSRQSLSRAKKKLKGHFPSHASTLDHNNLKEYLSAIQNADAEALEKLLLEDISLTSDGGGKVPAGTKPIFGKSNVMAMLQGLYKKFYQHITIQLVTINHTPALLYLSPEGRVINCQVMVFDGNRVAQIFFIRNPDKLIFLQKKRPKLSHNQ; translated from the coding sequence ATGGAGAGTTACCGTCCTTTACTTTTCACCTATGCCTATAATATTTTAGGGGCCGCCATGGATGCTGAGGATGTGGTACAGGATGTTTACGAGCGGTATTTGACTATCGATAAAAACTTGATTAAAAATGAGAAAGCCTACCTTATTCGTATGGTCATTAACCACGCCATTAACCAAAAGAAAAAACTGAAGGGGGCTATTGCATCTTATCCAAATGACTGGCTACCAGAACCTGTTCTAACGGAAACCCCTTCTCATGACCACATTCTCAGCTATTCAATGATTCTTTTGCTCGAAAAACTAGAGGTAAGACAAAGAGCAATTTTCTTGCTAAAGGAAGCCTTTGGATACAGCCACAAGGAAATATGTCAGACATTGAACATCACTCCCGAGGTATCCAGACAATCCCTTTCACGTGCAAAAAAGAAACTAAAGGGCCACTTCCCCTCGCACGCAAGCACACTTGATCATAACAACCTGAAGGAATACCTATCTGCCATTCAAAATGCGGATGCCGAAGCCCTTGAAAAGCTCCTGTTGGAGGATATATCGCTCACTTCCGATGGTGGAGGGAAGGTACCTGCCGGCACCAAACCAATCTTTGGAAAAAGCAACGTTATGGCTATGCTACAAGGGCTATATAAAAAATTTTACCAGCACATTACCATCCAATTAGTTACCATTAACCATACCCCGGCCTTGCTGTACCTTTCTCCTGAAGGCCGCGTGATCAATTGCCAGGTAATGGTATTCGACGGAAACAGGGTTGCCCAGATATTTTTTATCCGTAATCCTGACAAGTTGATTTTTCTGCAGAAAAAACGTCCCAAGCTGTCACATAATCAGTAG
- a CDS encoding Crp/Fnr family transcriptional regulator, producing the protein MSKKNTPCELCISRKFSLFSDLADEHLCSLSESKNLITHQKGQVLFYEGTKPLGIFCISSGIVKVYKTASNGKDQIIRLAQKGDFLGYTSLLGEDVYSNSASIVEDANICFIPKETFLNILSKDNNFQKRLTKSICQSLGLMEEKLTDATQKTIRERLAFTLLKLSDSYGIDGGKNQKINLNLSREEIAGLVGTATETVIRLLSEFKKDQMVTFEGKKIIVLDRDALIRLSDFYQS; encoded by the coding sequence ATGAGTAAAAAAAATACACCGTGTGAGCTCTGCATAAGTAGGAAATTTTCCTTGTTTTCGGATTTGGCCGATGAGCATTTATGTAGTTTGTCAGAAAGTAAAAATTTGATAACCCATCAAAAAGGACAAGTGCTCTTTTATGAAGGGACAAAACCCTTGGGGATTTTTTGCATAAGTTCAGGGATTGTCAAGGTATATAAGACCGCCTCTAACGGTAAGGATCAAATCATAAGGCTTGCCCAAAAAGGGGATTTTCTGGGATATACCTCCTTGCTTGGCGAGGACGTGTATTCCAATTCAGCCTCTATTGTCGAAGATGCTAATATTTGCTTTATCCCTAAGGAAACATTCCTGAACATTCTATCAAAAGATAATAATTTTCAAAAGCGGTTGACCAAATCCATCTGCCAATCATTAGGGCTAATGGAAGAAAAGCTAACTGATGCCACCCAAAAGACTATTCGTGAGCGGTTGGCTTTTACGCTCCTGAAACTTAGTGATTCCTATGGGATAGATGGTGGAAAGAACCAAAAAATCAACCTCAACCTGTCCCGAGAGGAAATTGCGGGGCTGGTTGGTACGGCCACGGAAACAGTTATTAGACTGTTGTCTGAATTTAAGAAAGACCAAATGGTAACTTTTGAGGGTAAAAAGATCATTGTGCTGGATAGGGATGCATTAATACGTCTTTCGGATTTTTATCAAAGTTAA